GCAGGTAAACAAAAGGCGCGAAATGTGTGAAGGCATAATGGTTATACGAGACATGGTGGCTGAAACTATTCCAGACTCTTTCTCTTTCCTTTGTCCACTCACTCACGCGCTTTCAAGACCCCTACCATGTCCAGTTTGCGCACCATGCGGCCTACCACCCAAAAACAAGCCCCGGCTGCTGTGAGCACTACTAAAATGGCGATGCTGTAGGTCTTGTAGCTAATGATCAGCGGCATACGGATAGTCTCCGTGCTGATGGCGGCCATGATGAAGGTGGCCAATCCACGGCCAAAAAGCAGTCCCACGGGTAGAGAGACGAGCACAAGGATGGTCAGCTCTCCCAGCAAGACGCTGCCCACTTCGCGTTGGGTAAAACCCACGACCCTCAGCGTGGCAAGGTCGCGGCCACGTTCTGACAAAGCAATGCGGGCACTGTTATATACCACCCCAAAAGCCACGATGACTGCCAAGGTGAGGTAAAGCTTGCGAATGATGCCGATGCTTTCTCCAGTTGTGCTGCGGAAGGCCGCGAGTTGTTCTTTCTTCACCAGCGTCACCGCAATGCGGGGTGTCTCTTTGACCTGCATCATGAAGTCTGTCCACCTCTCCTGGTCCACCGTCAAATAGGCACCGCTGATGGAATCCCCCTCCTGCATGAGCCGATGCAGCGCCAGTTTATCCATGTAGGCAGCCACTCCGGCAAAGTCTTCTCGTAGGCCTGTGATGGGCACATTCAGTGCCGGGCGGCGGCCCTCTAAAACTTCGACTTGGATCTCATCGCCCAACTTGGCACCCAGAATTTCCGCCAGCTTGACCGACATCACGATACCTTGATCTGGCAACTCAATGGCTTTGCCCTTCGCATCCAGAACGCGGTTCAAGTCTGCTCCTTTAGGCAGGCCTGTAATGGAGAGTTTCCGTGAATGATGTCCATACCTCAGACGTGCCTGCACCACTCGAATAGGCTCTGCGCGGATCACCCCTGGTAGATGCTCCAGATCATGCAGCGCGCTGGCGCTCCCCGGCTCGATGAGGAAAGCCACCACATCTTGTCGCTGCACATCATTCCACTGGTAAGTCAGAAGGTAGTCAATGCTGTCCTCCATACTTCCTGGCAGCACCATCAGGCCCGTGGCTAAGGAGAGCCCTAAAACAGTAAAAGCAGACTGCCAGGGGCGACGTTCGATATTGCGCAGGGCCATGCGGAAGGCTGGCCCTGTGCCACGCGTGAGGCCGATCCGTTCCATCAAACTCGGTTTAAAATCCGCAGGGGGCTCAGGCCGCATGGCCTCAGCAGGGGGTAACTTGACGGCCATCCAGACCACACTGAGAACCCCAAAAAAAGAGGCGCCGGCACTCACTGCCAAAGCTATCCCTAGGGCATTGTAATCCAGTTTGAAGTTAAGAGCTGGGAAACGGAAAAACAGTTCATACATGCTCAGCAGCCCATTGCCCATAAAGCGACCGGCCACGCCGCCGAGAATAGAACCGACCACCACGATGACCATGGCAAAACCAAGATAATGCCGCCCCACTTGCCAGGACGAGTAACCCAGTGCTTTAAGCTGGGCGATCTGCTCTCTCTGCAATCTCACCAAGCGGGCCAGCACCGCATTGACCATGAAGGCGGCCACACTCAGGAACACCACAGGATAGGCCACAGACAGTGCATTCAACACGCGCAATTCGTCATCTAGCCGTGAGGCACTGCCGTGATCTTTTCGAGTGTAGGCACCGATAGCACCATAAGTCATCAAGAGGCGATCCATATCCGCGATCACGGGCCCAGCTTCTGCACCAGGAGCGATATCCACCACAAAATCATTGAATGCACCATCCATGTTATAGGCCACAGCCACAGCCCGGTAATTCATCCAAAAGACCCCAAATCGTTTGTTATCTGGAAGAGTCTCACCCGCTCGTGCTTCAAAAACAAATTCGGGTGAGAGGCCGATGCCCGTTACGGTGATGAGATCCCTTCGGCCATTGATGATGGCATGCACGCTGTCGCCGAGATCCAATTTATTCGCGAGGGCAAAGGCCTCGCTGACCACGGCCTCTCCACGCGCATCTACTCGTGGAATACGCCCCCGTCGCAGAAAGAGCTGATTGAGGATGGGGGCTCGATCCTCTGGCAAAGAAACGATATGGGCCGTGCAGGGCTCCAGCACACCTGGCAGATCCAATACAGCATCCAAAACCACCCGAGTTTCAATCGCGGCGACTCCAGGGATTGCTGCCATCCGCTCTTTCATAGAAAGGGGCGCGCGTTTCAGCGAACCAAACACATCTGCCATCCGATACCGCTGGTAGTAAGCATCGCGAGTGCCCTCCAGTGTCAAGATGAGGCTGCGCGTCATGATCATCATCGCCAGCCCACAGGCCATCACCAGGGAAACGGCGATGATCTGGCCCTTCATGCGATTGACATCGCGGAAGAGTTTGAGATCGAGAGGCGTAAGCATCGGCAGAATGAAACGTGATTGACCGGAAATGAAGGTAGTTCGAAATCCTTCCTGTTCATCCTGCATTTCGTGTGAATGCTATCCCCAGCGCCTGTTATTCTTTCCCATGACCTCTCCTGATTCCTCTGCCCCCCTCGGTGTATTCGATTCTGGTGTCGGCGGGTTGACGGTTGTCCGCGCCCTGCGGGAGCTTTTGCCGAACGAATCCATCATTTACCTCGGTGACACGGCGAGGGTGCCTTACGGCTCGAAATCGCCTGATACCATTCGCCGTTTTTCAGTGGAGGATACCCAGTTTCTAGTCAGCCACGGGGTGAAGGCTGTCGTCGTCGCCTGCAATACCGCGACGGCTCATGCGCTCCCCGTTTTGCAGGCCACTTTTCGGGTGCCCATCATAGGCGTCCTAGAACCCGGTGTGGAGGCAACTCTGGCCGCTGATTCCTGCGAGCGCGTGGGCATCATCGGTACGGCAGGGACCATCCGCAGCAGTGCCTACCAGTATGCCCTGGCCATGCGCAAGCCTGATCTCCAAATTCATGCGACGGCGACCCCTTTGCTTGTGCCTTTTGTCGAGGAAGGCTGGACAGACCACCCTGCGCTAAAGTCCGTCCTCAAGGAATACCTCAAGCCGTTGCTGGACAAAGGAATGGACACTCTAGTGCTAGGCTGCACGCACTATCCGCTGCTCATTCCCGTACTGAAGCGCATGCTCGGCAATAAGGTGCGCCTCGTGGACAGCGCCAGCACTTGCGCGGCACACACTCAGCGGATGTTGGAAGAGAAAGGCCTGCTGCGCACGGTCAAAAGCAAACCCACTCTGGAGATCTATCTGACAGACCTCGCTGAGCAGGCCGAGGCTCTAGCGAAACGATTCCTGGGCACCGAATTCGGCAAGGTCAAAAAAGCGACGCTTTGAGCGGTTCCAGAAGCTATTTTCCGAGCCGCCCATCAGCCAATCATTTCCCTCCTGAGTGGTTTGGGGGGGATGCGTGTCACTTCACAATTTCACCCACCAGTAAGATAGCGCCGACGTAAACAGACGTTCCGTCGAAACGCTCCGGCTTATCCATGACGTTTTTGTTTTTAGCCAAAATGGCCACCTTATCCGGTTGGTCGGGATGGATCTGGATCTTTACGGTGTGCTCTTTGTCTTCCAGGTTGCTTCCAATCACCAACGTGGCAAGCCGGTGGTAGGTGCAATGAGGATCAAAGCGTGGTACGATTCTTTCCGGTTGATCGTCCAGGGTTACAATCACTTGGCCACAGTCTGGGCCCACAAGGTCATACAGAGCACAGCGAGTTCCTTTGAACTTAAAGGTGATGGTTTCACTCGGTTTGCTGCCTTTATGCAGGGTGGTCATGCGGTTGGCCCAACGTTTGCCAAACTCGTCGGTCTTTGGGTCCAAGCGGCTGAAGCCCGAGGAGAGCGTGGCTTCCGTGATCGGGGCCATTTGGGCCTGCTCGTAATTTGTCGCAATGAAAGGAGATTTCAGAGCATGCGATGCCGGCGCTGCGGAAGCCTTTTGAATGGGGTCTAAAGAACGTACAATCGCGGCAAGATACAATTCATGACCAGTCTCCACATGCGGATGCACACTGTCTGGGGCAAAGACGAATTTGTCACCTAACGCCTTCTTTTCTTCGTCGGTTTTGGGCAGCTTAGTCTTCCACTCAATCTTGCCTTCCTTTGCCAGCTTCGCCACTTCCAGACCCATGTGGATGGTCGGGATGTCATAGTGATTCGCGATGGATTCCATCGCACTCGCAGAGCGCTGGAACTTACCCTCTTTCAGCGGGCCCACCAGAGCCTCAGTCACGGTATAAACAAAGCAGATATCGCAATCAGGCAGCGTTTTCCAAGTCTGGCGCACGATGCCCTCCATGCATTGGTGGATCTGTTCAGGCGCGGCTCCACCGTCGTTAACGGCGAACTCCACGAAAAGCAGATCGGGTTTGTGATCCAACACATCCTGTTTCAAACGAAACACACCAAGGTCAGATCCCGTTCCTCCAATGGCCGCATTAATCTCACTGATCTTCGCCTGCGGATAAGTCTTCTGAAAATGCGCCAGGGTCTTGGGCCGCCAGCCTTGTTGCGCTGTGATGCTGCCGCCTAAGTAACCAATGCGCACCTCGGCCCCGGGTTTGCTCACCTTAGCCAAAAAGTTGGGCAGGCCATTGCGGGGCCGACACTCCTGCGCGGGAACCAGAGGAAAGTCCTGATCGGCAGCGAGAAGGGGAGCCGCCGTAAGCAGCGTAAGGAGAGCGAGCAATGAGAGGCGCATAAATGGAAACTTCATCCTGGAAGCTAGCCGTCTCTCTGGCAAGTGGATGCATGGTTTTACCCGGCTGATTTTTCCCCTTTCAAGCCTTGAGCTTCGACTTTAAACCTACTCGTTCATACCGTGCTTACCTCCGACTTCGATTACCACCTTCCCCCTGAACTCATTGCCAGCGAGCCGCTGCCCGACCGCTCGGCCTCGCGCATGCTCGTGGTGAACCGGGAAACAGGCACTCTAGAGCACCGCTCCTTTGCCGAATTACCTCAGTTTGTCAGGCCCGGTGATCTTTGGGTGATGAACAACACCCGGGTCGTCCCGGCGCGCTTTTTTTCCAATGATGGAAGCCGTGAAGTTCTGCGGCTGGAGCCCCTAACGAGTACCCGCTGGCGCTGCATGGTGAAGCCTGGCAAAAAGTTCCGCCTTGGCCACACGGTACAGATTGGTGAGGCGACCGGCACCGTAGAAAATATCTTGGAAAATGGCGAACGCATCCTTCAGTGGGATCGTGAAGTGGATGAAGCCACCCATGGTCACTTAGCATTGCCTCATTACATGGGGCGGGATGATCAGCCAGCAGATCGTGAGCGCTATCAGACCGTCTTTGCTCAGGCTGCTGGAGCTATCGCCGCCCCCACGGCAGGTCTGCATTTCACGCCCGAGATTTTGGAAAAACTACCGCATGCCTTTGTGACGTTGCATGTCGGTGTGGGCACCTTTCAACCCGTGAAAGCGGAGAAGCTGGAAGATCACATCATGCACAGCGAGAACTACGAAGTCTGCACCGAGACCGCGACTGCGATACAGGCAGCGAAACGCGTGGTAGCCGTAGGCACTACCGCCATGCGCACCCTGGAGACAGTGGCTCGCGATCATGACGGCCATATAGTCGCCCAAAAAGGTAGCACGGACATTTTCATCTACCCAGGTTACCCGTTCCGCGCCGTTGGTGCGATGCTGACAAACTTCCACCTGCCGAAGTCCACCCTCATCATGCTGGTGAGTGCCTTTGCCGGAAAGGAGTTTATCCTCCGCGCCTACGAGGAGGCCATTCGCGAACGTTATCGCTTCTTCAGCTATGGCGATTGCATGCTGATCCTCTGAGAAATTAGGCACAAAAAAGCCCCAAGAGCATTGGGGCTTCTCCAGTGTTCTGAGATTTAGACCGGTTTCCAAAAGATGGTCCGATTGAAAAGGCGGGCGCGGTGGGATGAGTGGCAAGGCAAGAGCGCAGACTGCTATCTTGAAGAGAACAGCCAAGTGAGTAACGCCGCCAATCGTCCCAACCCGTCGCCGCTTTTCGGACAAGATTTTTGGAAATCGGTCTAGATCATCCCCAGCTTCATTTTACCTTCCACCGAGATCATGCCTTGGTTCCAGGCTGGCTCCCAGACGAGTTCCACCGCAGCATCGTCCATATCTTCGATGGTCATAATCCGGCTTTGCGCGTCTGCAGCGATGGTCGGTCCCATGCCACATCCAGGAGCCGTAAGAGTCATTTTCACCACAGCGCGGTTTTTGCCCTCTTCCGTTTGTTCCACTTGGCAGTCATACACAAGCCCCAGATCCACAATGTTCACTGGGATTTCGGGATCATAAACGTTTTTGAGTTGATTCCAAACCTGGGCTTCCAGGTCACTGGCCCCCTCCGGGATGTTTGAGGAGGTGCTCTCAGAGTCTTTTTTGGCGGCTTCTGGATCAATGCCCAAGGCATCCACATCCTTAGCGCTGATACGGGCTAGCCCAAAGTCCGTGGCCACCGTGTACGTGCCACCCAAGGACTGGGTGATGATCACCTTCATACCCAGCGGCAGATTAATGGAGTCACCGCTTGGAATCTGGATGGCTTCCACT
This region of Prosthecobacter dejongeii genomic DNA includes:
- a CDS encoding ABC transporter permease, whose translation is MLTPLDLKLFRDVNRMKGQIIAVSLVMACGLAMMIMTRSLILTLEGTRDAYYQRYRMADVFGSLKRAPLSMKERMAAIPGVAAIETRVVLDAVLDLPGVLEPCTAHIVSLPEDRAPILNQLFLRRGRIPRVDARGEAVVSEAFALANKLDLGDSVHAIINGRRDLITVTGIGLSPEFVFEARAGETLPDNKRFGVFWMNYRAVAVAYNMDGAFNDFVVDIAPGAEAGPVIADMDRLLMTYGAIGAYTRKDHGSASRLDDELRVLNALSVAYPVVFLSVAAFMVNAVLARLVRLQREQIAQLKALGYSSWQVGRHYLGFAMVIVVVGSILGGVAGRFMGNGLLSMYELFFRFPALNFKLDYNALGIALAVSAGASFFGVLSVVWMAVKLPPAEAMRPEPPADFKPSLMERIGLTRGTGPAFRMALRNIERRPWQSAFTVLGLSLATGLMVLPGSMEDSIDYLLTYQWNDVQRQDVVAFLIEPGSASALHDLEHLPGVIRAEPIRVVQARLRYGHHSRKLSITGLPKGADLNRVLDAKGKAIELPDQGIVMSVKLAEILGAKLGDEIQVEVLEGRRPALNVPITGLREDFAGVAAYMDKLALHRLMQEGDSISGAYLTVDQERWTDFMMQVKETPRIAVTLVKKEQLAAFRSTTGESIGIIRKLYLTLAVIVAFGVVYNSARIALSERGRDLATLRVVGFTQREVGSVLLGELTILVLVSLPVGLLFGRGLATFIMAAISTETIRMPLIISYKTYSIAILVVLTAAGACFWVVGRMVRKLDMVGVLKARE
- the murI gene encoding glutamate racemase encodes the protein MTSPDSSAPLGVFDSGVGGLTVVRALRELLPNESIIYLGDTARVPYGSKSPDTIRRFSVEDTQFLVSHGVKAVVVACNTATAHALPVLQATFRVPIIGVLEPGVEATLAADSCERVGIIGTAGTIRSSAYQYALAMRKPDLQIHATATPLLVPFVEEGWTDHPALKSVLKEYLKPLLDKGMDTLVLGCTHYPLLIPVLKRMLGNKVRLVDSASTCAAHTQRMLEEKGLLRTVKSKPTLEIYLTDLAEQAEALAKRFLGTEFGKVKKATL
- a CDS encoding SGNH/GDSL hydrolase family protein; amino-acid sequence: MKFPFMRLSLLALLTLLTAAPLLAADQDFPLVPAQECRPRNGLPNFLAKVSKPGAEVRIGYLGGSITAQQGWRPKTLAHFQKTYPQAKISEINAAIGGTGSDLGVFRLKQDVLDHKPDLLFVEFAVNDGGAAPEQIHQCMEGIVRQTWKTLPDCDICFVYTVTEALVGPLKEGKFQRSASAMESIANHYDIPTIHMGLEVAKLAKEGKIEWKTKLPKTDEEKKALGDKFVFAPDSVHPHVETGHELYLAAIVRSLDPIQKASAAPASHALKSPFIATNYEQAQMAPITEATLSSGFSRLDPKTDEFGKRWANRMTTLHKGSKPSETITFKFKGTRCALYDLVGPDCGQVIVTLDDQPERIVPRFDPHCTYHRLATLVIGSNLEDKEHTVKIQIHPDQPDKVAILAKNKNVMDKPERFDGTSVYVGAILLVGEIVK
- the queA gene encoding tRNA preQ1(34) S-adenosylmethionine ribosyltransferase-isomerase QueA produces the protein MLTSDFDYHLPPELIASEPLPDRSASRMLVVNRETGTLEHRSFAELPQFVRPGDLWVMNNTRVVPARFFSNDGSREVLRLEPLTSTRWRCMVKPGKKFRLGHTVQIGEATGTVENILENGERILQWDREVDEATHGHLALPHYMGRDDQPADRERYQTVFAQAAGAIAAPTAGLHFTPEILEKLPHAFVTLHVGVGTFQPVKAEKLEDHIMHSENYEVCTETATAIQAAKRVVAVGTTAMRTLETVARDHDGHIVAQKGSTDIFIYPGYPFRAVGAMLTNFHLPKSTLIMLVSAFAGKEFILRAYEEAIRERYRFFSYGDCMLIL
- the sufT gene encoding putative Fe-S cluster assembly protein SufT; amino-acid sequence: MHSSLELKREVEAIQIPSGDSINLPLGMKVIITQSLGGTYTVATDFGLARISAKDVDALGIDPEAAKKDSESTSSNIPEGASDLEAQVWNQLKNVYDPEIPVNIVDLGLVYDCQVEQTEEGKNRAVVKMTLTAPGCGMGPTIAADAQSRIMTIEDMDDAAVELVWEPAWNQGMISVEGKMKLGMI